The following proteins are co-located in the Telopea speciosissima isolate NSW1024214 ecotype Mountain lineage chromosome 9, Tspe_v1, whole genome shotgun sequence genome:
- the LOC122639862 gene encoding oligopeptide transporter 3-like — protein sequence MMASGKQKEEFKSTQKLNEEPPAPEDRCPVEEVALIVPETDDPSLPVMTFRAWFLGVTSCILLIFLNTFFVYRTQPLMISPILVQVAVLPIGKFMASALPNREFQVLGRSFSLNPGPFNIKEHVIITIFANCGVGSGGGDAYSVGVITVMKAYYKQSLSFICALLLVLTTQVLGYGWAGMLRRYLVDPVEMWWPSNLAQVSLFRALHEKESPSKGLTRMQFFLIFLVASFAYYTLPGYLFRILTFFSWVCWVWPHNITAQQIGSGYQGLGVGAFTLDWAGITAYHGNPLVAPWHAIVNVGIGFIMFIYIIVPVCYWKFNTFDARKFPIYSSQLFTSTGQTYDTTKILTPQYDLNVSAYDSYGKLYLSPLFALSIASGFARFSATLVHVALFHGRDILRQSKSALKNVKLDIHAKLMKNYKDVPQWWFLTLLVGSVLLSLLTSFLWKRDVQLSWWGMLFAFGFAWIVTLPIGVIQATTNQQPGYDIIAQFIFGYILPGKPIANMVFKFYGRLSTIHALSFLSDLKLGHYMKIPPRSMFTAQLAGTIISAVVNLGVGWWMLESIENICDVEQLHPDSPWRCPKFRVTFDSSVIWGLIGSKRLFGPGGMYRNLVWLFLIGAILPVPIWLLSKMFPEKKWIPLINVPVISYGFAGMPPATPTNIASWLVTGAIFNYFVFRYRKGWWQKYNYVLSAALDAGTAFMGVLLFFALQNEGRNLNWWGTELDHCPLATCPTEPGIAVKGCHIFK from the exons ATGATGGCGTCTGGGAAACAAAAAGAGGAATTTAAGAGTACCCAGAAGCTCAATGAAGAGCCGCCGGCGCCGGAGGACCGTTGTCCGGTGGAGGAAGTGGCACTGATTGTCCCGGAAACGGACGACCCCTCGCTTCCGGTGATGACGTTCAGAGCTTGGTTTCTGGGTGTTACTTCCTGTATTCTCCTAATATTTCTGAATACGTTCTTCGTTTACCGCACGCAGCCGCTGATGATATCGCCTATTTTGGTGCAAGTCGCTGTCTTGCCTATCGGGAAATTCATGGCGTCGGCACTTCCCAACAGAGAATTTCAGGTCCTAGGGAGAAGCTTCAGTTTGAATCCAGGGCCCTTCAATATCAAGGAGCATGTGATCATTACTATTTTTGCTAATTGTGGGGTTGGTTCTGGAGGTGGAGATGCCTACTCCGTCGGTGTCATTACGGTTATGAAGGCTTACTACAAACAGAGCTTGAGTTTCATTTGTGCCCTTCTCCTTGTCTTGACCACACAG GTTTTGGGGTATGGATGGGCTGGGATGCTTAGGAGATATTTGGTAGATCCTGTTGAAATGTGGTGGCCTTCAAACCTTGCTCAAGTTTCTTTATTCAG GGCACTACATGAGAAGGAATCTCCATCAAAAGGTCTTACACGGATGcaatttttccttattttcttgGTGGCGAGCTTTGCTTACTACACTCTCCCTGGTTATCTATTTCGAATCTTGACTTTCTTCTCATGGGTTTGTTGGGTATGGCCCCATAACATCACTGCTCAGCAAATTGGATCAGGGTACCAAGGACTTGGAGTAGGTGCCTTCACCTTGGATTGGGCTGGGATCACAGCTTACCATGGCAATCCACTGGTGGCACCTTGGCACGCTATCGTCAATGTTGGGATTGGGTTCATCATGTTTATCTACATAATTGTCCCTGTATGTTACTGGAAATTCAACACCTTCGATGCTCGGAAATTCCCTATATATTCGAGTCAGCTCTTTACTTCTACTGGGCAAACTTACGATACCACCAAGATCTTAACTCCACAATATGATCTCAATGTTAGTGCCTATGATAGTTATGGGAAGCTCTATCTCAGTCCTTTATTTGCTCTTTCAATTGCATCAGGATTTGCAAGATTTTCAGCAACACTCGTTCATGTAGCCCTCTTCCATGGCAG GGACATCTTGAGACAGAGCAAATCGGCCCTGAAGAATGTGAAATTGGACATTCATGCGAAATTGATGAAGAATTACAAAGATGTCCCACAGTGGTGGTTTCTCACTCTGCTAGTTGGCAGTGTTTTGCTGTCTCTCTTAACGTCTTTCTTGTGGAAAAGAGATGTGCAGCTTTCATGGTGGGGGATGCTTTTTGCTTTCGGTTTTGCATGGATTGTTACCCTCCCAATCGGAGTCATTCAAGCAACTACAAACCAG CAACCTGGATATGACATCATAGCCCAATTCATTTTTGGATATATTCTACCTGGAAAGCCCATAGCAAACATGGTGTTCAAGTTTTATGGGAGACTCAGCACCATTCATGCACTGTCGTTCTTATCTGATCTGAAACTTGGGCACTACATGAAAATTCCACCTAGGAGTATGTTCACAGCTCAG CTGGCAGGGACTATAATATCTGCCGTAGTCAATCTCGGAGTTGGATGGTGGATGCTAGAGAGCATTGAGAATATATGTGATGTTGAACAACTCCATCCAGACAGTCCATGGAGATGCCCAAAATTCCGAGTCACTTTTGATTCTTCTGTCATATGGGGGCTAATTGGATCAAAACGGCTCTTTGGTCCTGGAGGCATGTACAGGAACTTGGTTTGGTTATTCCTCATTGGAGCTATATTGCCTGTACCTATTTGGCTACTGAGCAAAATGTTCCCTGAAAAGAAATGGATCCCATTGATCAATGTACCTGTTATCTCTTATGGTTTTGCTGGAATGCCACCAGCAACCCCTACCAATATAGCTTCCTGGCTTGTTACTGGAGCCATCTTCAACTACTTCGTCTTCAGATACCGGAAAGGGTGGTGGCAGAAATACAACTATGTGTTATCAGCTGCATTAGATGCTGGGACGGCATTCATGGGTGTTCTCTTGTTCTTTGCTCTACAGAATGAGGGCCGGAATTTGAATTGGTGGGGGACTGAGCTGGACCACTGTCCATTGGCTACATGCCCTACCGAACCTGGCATTGCAGTTAAAGGTTGCCATATTTTTAAGTAG